Proteins found in one Polyangiaceae bacterium genomic segment:
- the rplM gene encoding 50S ribosomal protein L13: MRTHVEKPADAQATRKWWVIDAKGQPLGRLASRVASVLSGKHKPTYTPHVDTGDFVIVVNASAVKLSGNKATTKRYYRHTGHPGGIFSKSFGELAEKQPNVPIEKAVKGMLPKSVLGRHMLEKLKVYGGAEHPHQAQKPEPLTL; this comes from the coding sequence ATGCGAACGCATGTCGAGAAGCCTGCCGATGCGCAGGCCACGCGCAAATGGTGGGTGATTGACGCTAAGGGTCAACCCCTGGGCCGGCTCGCGAGCCGCGTCGCCAGTGTGTTGAGTGGCAAGCACAAGCCCACCTACACCCCCCACGTGGACACCGGGGACTTCGTGATCGTGGTGAACGCCAGCGCCGTGAAGCTGAGCGGCAACAAGGCCACGACGAAGCGCTACTACCGCCACACCGGTCACCCGGGTGGCATCTTCTCCAAGAGCTTCGGCGAGCTCGCGGAGAAGCAACCCAACGTGCCCATCGAGAAGGCCGTGAAGGGCATGCTCCCCAAGAGTGTGCTTGGACGCCACATGCTCGAGAAGCTCAAGGTCTACGGCGGTGCCGAGCATCCGCATCAGGCTCAGAAGCCCGAACCGCTCACTCTCTGA